A single region of the Oleispira antarctica RB-8 genome encodes:
- the corB gene encoding Putative Mg2+ and Co2+ transporter — protein sequence MNDVPLSILFGILFLLIILSGFFSSSETGMMSLNRYRLRHMAKNKHKGAMRASSLLEKPDRLIGTILTGNNLVNFAAAALATIISQRLWPDNPDLAVFVNTILFTLVVLIFAELTPKTLAAIHPEKVAFPASRILVGMQWVLTPFVWFVNTIANALLKLVRVDINATPDNLSTEELRTVVHEAGTMIPKRHQRMLISILDLEKMAVNDIMVPRSEILAINLEDDIEDIITQLRTTQHTRLPVYRDDINAVVGMLHTRNASRFLTNPDFNKSDILQECRDPYFIPESTPLHTQLFNFQKQQRRIALVVDEYGDVQGICTLEDILEEIVGEFTTDTAAIENPDFKRLNDGSTLVDGTAYIRDINKALGWDFNTDGPKTFSGLIVEYLETIPDGPACLTLEDKRIEILKVEDNLVKLSRVFDK from the coding sequence TTGAATGACGTCCCCCTCAGTATTCTTTTCGGCATACTGTTTTTACTCATAATACTCTCTGGTTTTTTCTCCAGTTCTGAAACTGGCATGATGTCTCTCAATCGCTATCGGTTGCGTCACATGGCGAAGAATAAACACAAGGGAGCGATGCGCGCATCCAGCCTTTTAGAAAAGCCAGATCGCCTAATCGGTACTATTTTAACAGGCAATAATCTTGTTAACTTCGCTGCTGCGGCACTCGCGACAATCATTAGCCAACGCTTATGGCCAGATAACCCTGACTTAGCGGTTTTTGTGAATACTATTTTATTCACATTAGTCGTTCTAATTTTTGCTGAGCTGACCCCTAAAACATTAGCGGCCATTCATCCTGAGAAGGTTGCTTTCCCTGCTTCACGTATTTTAGTGGGCATGCAGTGGGTATTAACGCCCTTCGTCTGGTTTGTGAATACCATTGCTAATGCCTTGTTAAAGTTGGTGAGGGTCGATATTAATGCAACCCCAGATAATTTAAGCACTGAAGAGTTACGCACAGTGGTGCATGAAGCTGGAACGATGATTCCTAAGCGACACCAACGCATGCTGATCAGTATTCTTGATTTAGAGAAGATGGCCGTAAATGATATTATGGTGCCGCGGAGTGAAATACTTGCGATCAATTTAGAGGATGATATTGAAGACATCATCACTCAATTACGCACGACTCAGCATACTCGTCTGCCGGTTTACCGCGATGATATTAATGCGGTGGTTGGCATGCTCCATACTCGTAATGCCAGTCGTTTTTTAACCAATCCTGATTTTAACAAAAGCGATATTTTGCAAGAATGCCGTGACCCGTATTTCATCCCTGAGAGCACGCCGCTGCATACTCAGTTGTTTAACTTCCAAAAGCAGCAGCGACGCATTGCTTTAGTGGTTGACGAATACGGTGATGTTCAAGGTATTTGTACGCTAGAAGATATTCTGGAAGAAATCGTTGGTGAATTCACCACTGATACGGCTGCGATTGAGAACCCAGATTTTAAACGTTTAAACGATGGCAGCACTTTGGTCGATGGTACGGCGTATATTCGTGACATCAACAAAGCATTGGGTTGGGACTTTAATACCGACGGTCCAAAAACCTTCAGTGGTTTGATTGTTGAGTATCTAGAAACTATTCCTGATGGCCCTGCTTGTTTAACCCTTGAAGACAAGCGCATTGAGATTCTTAAGGTTGAAGATAATCTAGTGAAGCTTTCTCGGGTATTTGATAAGTAG
- a CDS encoding Cytochrome c assembly protein, which yields MSGTYSAAFFAYPAALLYLFGAFRQWQTLNHKKEANKTLVLTLGSIAGILHALLLAGSVVQYGGFNFGFFNVGILISLVISLLVIISSVSKPLENLLIGVFPMAALIILIDTITPNSDKVSQLTGGLGWHIILSILAYSILVIAAIQAILLYLQNKQLKSHNTSGLVKALPPLQTMDALLFEMIWIGMVLLTAAFVIGWPYIIDIQGQHLLHKTALSIMSWLVYATLLFGRFNFGWRGITASRWTLVGTSFLILAYFGSKFVLELVL from the coding sequence ATGAGCGGAACTTACAGCGCAGCCTTTTTTGCTTACCCTGCCGCACTTTTATATTTATTCGGTGCTTTTCGTCAATGGCAAACGCTGAACCACAAAAAAGAAGCAAACAAAACCCTCGTTCTTACTCTGGGTTCCATTGCGGGCATTCTTCATGCGCTATTGCTGGCGGGCTCCGTTGTTCAATACGGAGGTTTTAACTTTGGTTTCTTTAATGTCGGCATTTTAATTTCTCTCGTCATTAGTCTTTTAGTGATCATTAGCAGTGTCAGCAAACCGCTGGAAAACTTATTAATCGGTGTGTTTCCTATGGCCGCGTTAATCATATTAATTGATACGATTACGCCTAATTCAGACAAAGTCTCGCAATTAACGGGCGGTTTGGGCTGGCACATTATTTTATCTATTCTGGCGTACAGCATTTTAGTCATTGCGGCGATTCAAGCGATCTTGCTTTACCTGCAAAACAAACAGCTGAAAAGCCACAATACTTCTGGGCTAGTTAAGGCTTTACCACCATTACAAACCATGGACGCGTTATTATTTGAAATGATCTGGATCGGAATGGTGCTGCTAACCGCCGCTTTCGTGATTGGCTGGCCCTATATCATTGATATTCAGGGACAACATTTATTGCATAAAACAGCCTTAAGCATTATGTCTTGGCTGGTCTACGCGACGCTCTTATTTGGTCGTTTTAACTTCGGCTGGAGAGGTATTACCGCAAGCCGTTGGACCTTAGTGGGTACTAGTTTCTTAATTTTGGCTTATTTTGGCTCTAAATTCGTATTGGAATTAGTACTCTAA
- a CDS encoding Signal recognition particle protein, subunit SRP54, giving the protein MFDSLTDRLGGALKSITGQAKLTEENIKDTMREVRMALLEADVALPAVKAFTDRVKERAIGSEVMTSLNPGQAFLKIVNDELRDVMGEANEGLNLAVQPPAIILMAGLQGAGKTTTAAKLARFLKERDKKKVMMVSVDVYRPAAIKQLETLSTEVGSLFFPSDISQKPIDIAKAAIQAAKTQFADVLIVDTAGRLAIDEEMMGEIKDLHSAISPQETLFIVDAMTGQDAANTAKAFNDALPLTGVILTKADGDARGGAALSVRHVTGKPIKFMGMGEKTEALEPFHPDRVASRILDLGDIMTLVEDAERKIDKKKADKLTQKLKAGKGFDLEDFRDQLRQMNNMGGITSMLDKLPGMSGMANMAKQTDAAEGQFKQMDSIICSMTPMERHFPDKINGSRKKRIARGSGTQIQDINRLLKQHKQMQKMMKKMTAKGGMKKMMRAMGGMTGGGGGMPPMMR; this is encoded by the coding sequence ATGTTTGATAGCTTAACAGACCGCCTGGGTGGTGCCTTAAAAAGCATTACTGGCCAGGCCAAACTGACCGAAGAAAATATTAAAGACACTATGCGCGAAGTGCGTATGGCGTTATTGGAAGCCGATGTTGCGTTACCGGCGGTAAAAGCATTTACCGACCGTGTAAAAGAGCGTGCTATTGGTTCCGAAGTAATGACCAGCCTAAATCCAGGCCAGGCATTCTTAAAAATTGTTAACGATGAATTGCGCGATGTGATGGGTGAGGCTAATGAAGGCCTTAACCTAGCGGTACAGCCGCCTGCAATTATCTTAATGGCGGGTTTGCAGGGTGCGGGTAAAACCACGACTGCTGCAAAACTGGCTCGCTTCTTAAAAGAGCGCGATAAGAAAAAAGTCATGATGGTATCGGTCGACGTTTATCGTCCTGCCGCGATCAAGCAGCTTGAAACCTTATCGACAGAAGTGGGTTCGTTATTCTTCCCGTCTGATATCAGTCAGAAGCCGATTGATATTGCGAAAGCTGCTATTCAAGCGGCTAAGACACAATTCGCTGATGTTTTGATCGTCGATACGGCAGGTCGTTTAGCCATCGATGAAGAAATGATGGGCGAGATTAAAGACTTGCACTCCGCTATTTCTCCGCAAGAAACTTTGTTCATCGTTGATGCGATGACAGGGCAAGATGCGGCGAATACAGCGAAAGCCTTTAATGATGCATTACCCCTTACCGGTGTGATTTTAACCAAAGCCGATGGTGATGCGCGTGGTGGTGCTGCGCTTTCTGTGCGTCATGTAACGGGCAAGCCGATTAAGTTCATGGGTATGGGTGAGAAAACAGAGGCACTAGAGCCTTTCCACCCAGATCGTGTGGCGTCTCGTATTTTAGACTTGGGTGATATCATGACCCTTGTCGAAGATGCCGAGCGCAAAATCGATAAGAAAAAAGCCGACAAACTCACGCAAAAATTAAAAGCCGGTAAAGGTTTTGATTTAGAAGATTTTCGCGATCAGTTGCGCCAAATGAATAACATGGGCGGTATTACCTCTATGTTAGACAAGCTTCCAGGTATGAGCGGCATGGCTAACATGGCGAAGCAAACCGACGCGGCTGAAGGTCAGTTTAAGCAAATGGATTCTATTATTTGTTCAATGACTCCAATGGAGCGTCATTTTCCAGATAAAATTAATGGTTCTCGTAAGAAGCGTATTGCGCGTGGGTCGGGTACTCAGATTCAAGACATCAACCGCTTGCTAAAGCAACATAAGCAAATGCAAAAGATGATGAAGAAAATGACAGCTAAAGGCGGCATGAAGAAAATGATGCGCGCTATGGGTGGAATGACGGGCGGTGGAGGCGGAATGCCTCCGATGATGCGTTAA
- a CDS encoding probable Transcriptional regulator, AraC type produces the protein MLVNFNVAGDLANLLLGYLDANPLNHRMVNNEALEINALRQQLSQYSANSRMPFTDWWHALAVIAKLYQKPHIGLEVGACIQPSHCGVLGYLSLSCEYLAEALQRFERFQRLLYEGNEAFTRIDEDQVTFSWPFDYGYSTRESDETLISSLVSYIRMLVGDKALNPTRIGFVHSKPEDIASYKKMLGCDVEFDCRNTDISFPISMLTLKVEKADPALRALLDQQANALLDVLPSGDHFEQQFYKYLLRAMQDGKPLIEEVARYMNMSSRTLHRRLQERNLVFKELLQKTRQQLAQQYLKEGRLTLSEIALLLGYSEQSAFSRAFKQWLGITPLRFQKSRDVRG, from the coding sequence ATGTTGGTAAATTTTAATGTGGCGGGAGATTTGGCGAATCTGTTATTAGGCTATTTAGATGCTAATCCGTTAAACCATCGTATGGTTAATAATGAAGCCCTTGAGATCAATGCTCTGCGCCAACAGTTATCTCAATATAGTGCTAATTCTCGGATGCCCTTTACGGATTGGTGGCACGCGTTGGCGGTGATTGCTAAATTGTATCAAAAACCTCATATCGGTTTAGAGGTAGGGGCTTGCATACAGCCTAGTCATTGTGGTGTTTTAGGGTACTTGAGTCTGTCGTGCGAGTATTTAGCGGAAGCCTTGCAGCGATTCGAGCGTTTTCAGCGCTTATTATATGAGGGTAATGAGGCCTTTACACGCATTGATGAGGATCAGGTTACTTTTTCATGGCCTTTTGATTATGGCTATTCGACGCGGGAATCTGATGAGACCTTGATTTCTAGTTTGGTCAGTTATATTAGAATGCTGGTGGGCGATAAGGCTTTAAACCCGACCCGCATCGGTTTTGTGCATAGTAAGCCAGAAGATATTGCGTCTTATAAAAAAATGCTGGGTTGTGACGTCGAATTCGATTGTAGAAATACCGACATATCTTTCCCTATTTCAATGCTGACCTTAAAGGTTGAGAAAGCTGATCCTGCACTAAGGGCTTTATTAGATCAGCAAGCAAATGCGTTGTTAGATGTGCTGCCTAGTGGTGATCACTTTGAGCAGCAATTTTATAAATATCTATTACGTGCGATGCAGGATGGTAAACCCTTAATAGAAGAGGTTGCGCGCTATATGAATATGTCATCACGCACCCTGCACCGCCGATTGCAAGAACGAAATTTGGTTTTTAAAGAGTTACTGCAAAAAACACGACAGCAATTAGCGCAGCAATACTTAAAAGAAGGGCGCTTAACGTTGTCGGAAATTGCTTTGTTATTAGGTTATTCCGAGCAAAGTGCTTTCTCTCGTGCTTTTAAGCAATGGTTAGGAATAACACCTTTGCGTTTCCAAAAAAGTCGGGATGTGCGGGGTTAA
- the thrS gene encoding Threonine-tRNA ligase: MPVITLPDGSKREFDQAVTLMQVAEDIGPGLAKATVCGRINGELVDACELIERDSDISLITGRDAEGIEVIRHSFAHLIGHAVKQLYPTAKMAIGPVIEDGYYYDIDYERPFTPEDLTAIEKRMKELVKKDYLVNKEMTPIKEARRIFVDREEDYKVELIDDLITKGETAVGLYHHEEYVDMCRGPHVPSTKSMRIFKLMRVSGAYWRGDSQNKQLQRIYGTAWNDKKELKEYLHRLEEAEKRDHRKLAKQLDLFHLQEEAPGMVFWHPNGWTIYQALEQYMRKVQNDAGYQEIKTPQVVDRALWEKSGHWEHYADGMFVTESEKRTYAVKPMNCPCHIQVFNQGLKSYRDLPLRLAEFGCCHRNEPSGALHGIMRVRGFTQDDAHIFATEGQIRQEAIDFIKLTLEVYKDFGFDNVEMKLSTRPEGRIGDDTQWDAAEAALEDALNDAGLDWELQPGEGAFYGPKIEFSLRDCLNRVWQCGTIQLDFMLPERLGAQYVGEDNDRKTPVMLHRAILGSFERFIGILIEHYAGAFPAWLAPKQVVILNITDNQGEYCKKIEESLKIDDIRASADLRNEKIGFKIREHTLHKVPYLIVVGDKEVESNTVAVRTRKGDDLGTMSLDAFKELLAKDVARRGRVETE; encoded by the coding sequence ATGCCTGTTATTACACTCCCTGATGGATCTAAGCGCGAGTTTGACCAAGCCGTAACTTTGATGCAAGTTGCTGAGGATATTGGACCCGGTCTTGCCAAGGCGACCGTATGTGGTCGTATCAATGGTGAGTTGGTTGATGCTTGCGAATTGATTGAACGCGATTCTGATATCTCTTTGATCACGGGTCGTGACGCAGAAGGGATTGAAGTCATTCGTCATTCTTTTGCTCACTTGATTGGTCATGCGGTAAAGCAGCTTTACCCAACGGCTAAGATGGCTATCGGCCCGGTGATTGAAGATGGTTATTATTACGACATCGATTACGAGCGTCCTTTCACCCCAGAAGATTTGACTGCGATTGAAAAGCGCATGAAAGAACTGGTTAAAAAAGATTACCTTGTTAATAAAGAAATGACGCCTATTAAAGAAGCGCGTCGCATCTTTGTTGATCGTGAAGAAGATTATAAAGTTGAATTGATCGACGATTTGATTACTAAGGGTGAAACAGCCGTTGGTCTGTATCATCACGAAGAATACGTCGATATGTGTCGAGGCCCACACGTTCCTAGTACTAAATCGATGCGTATCTTTAAGTTGATGCGTGTATCCGGTGCATACTGGCGTGGTGATTCTCAGAATAAGCAGTTGCAGCGTATTTACGGCACCGCTTGGAATGACAAGAAAGAATTAAAAGAGTATCTGCATCGTTTAGAAGAAGCAGAGAAGCGTGATCACCGTAAGCTGGCTAAGCAATTGGATCTTTTCCACCTGCAAGAAGAAGCGCCAGGTATGGTCTTCTGGCATCCTAATGGTTGGACTATTTATCAAGCGCTTGAGCAGTATATGCGCAAAGTGCAAAACGATGCCGGTTACCAAGAAATTAAAACGCCTCAGGTTGTTGATCGCGCCTTATGGGAGAAATCAGGGCATTGGGAGCATTATGCTGATGGCATGTTTGTTACTGAATCGGAAAAACGCACTTATGCGGTAAAGCCGATGAATTGCCCATGCCACATTCAGGTCTTTAATCAAGGCCTGAAGAGCTATCGTGATCTGCCGTTACGTTTGGCTGAGTTTGGTTGTTGTCACCGTAATGAACCATCCGGTGCATTACACGGAATTATGCGTGTACGTGGCTTTACTCAAGATGATGCACACATTTTTGCGACTGAAGGTCAGATTCGCCAAGAAGCTATTGATTTTATCAAGCTGACTCTTGAAGTGTATAAAGACTTTGGTTTTGATAATGTCGAGATGAAGTTGTCGACGCGTCCAGAAGGTCGTATCGGTGATGATACTCAATGGGATGCAGCAGAAGCGGCATTAGAAGATGCATTGAATGATGCGGGTCTTGATTGGGAGTTGCAGCCAGGCGAAGGTGCGTTCTATGGTCCTAAGATTGAATTCTCGCTACGTGATTGTCTAAATCGTGTATGGCAGTGCGGCACTATTCAGCTAGATTTCATGTTGCCTGAGCGTTTGGGTGCTCAATATGTGGGTGAAGATAACGATCGTAAGACGCCTGTTATGTTACACCGTGCAATTTTGGGTTCTTTTGAGCGCTTTATTGGCATTTTGATCGAACACTATGCGGGCGCTTTTCCAGCGTGGTTAGCACCAAAGCAGGTAGTGATTCTGAATATTACGGACAATCAGGGGGAATATTGCAAGAAAATTGAAGAATCTTTGAAAATAGATGACATTAGAGCCTCTGCGGACTTGAGAAATGAGAAGATTGGCTTTAAAATTCGTGAGCATACTTTACACAAAGTGCCTTACCTAATTGTGGTAGGGGATAAAGAAGTCGAATCCAACACGGTAGCAGTGCGTACTCGTAAAGGAGATGATCTAGGAACAATGAGCCTAGACGCCTTTAAAGAGCTATTAGCGAAAGATGTCGCCCGCCGCGGCCGAGTTGAAACGGAGTAA
- the infC gene encoding Translation initiation factor IF-3: protein MNIRRDNKRGARAERPSINDNIKAKEVRLIDAAGDQAGVVSIEDALVAAQAAGLDLVQISDGDPIVCKIMDYGQKLYEEKKQRNAAKKKQVQTQVKEIKFRPGTEDGDYQVKLRNLVRFLENGDKAKCSLRFRGREMAHQHLGMQLMLRLEKDLEAYGTVEQRPKMEGRQMIMVLAPVKKK, encoded by the coding sequence TTGAATATCAGACGTGATAATAAGCGTGGTGCTCGTGCTGAGCGCCCATCGATCAATGACAACATCAAAGCAAAAGAAGTACGATTAATCGACGCAGCAGGCGATCAAGCCGGCGTTGTGAGTATTGAAGATGCACTTGTAGCCGCTCAAGCAGCTGGCTTGGATTTGGTTCAGATTTCTGATGGCGATCCAATAGTCTGTAAAATCATGGACTATGGCCAAAAGCTATACGAAGAGAAAAAGCAGCGTAACGCGGCTAAGAAGAAGCAAGTACAGACTCAGGTTAAGGAAATTAAATTCCGTCCTGGGACTGAGGATGGCGATTACCAGGTAAAACTACGCAACCTGGTTCGTTTCCTAGAAAACGGTGATAAAGCGAAGTGTTCTTTACGCTTCCGTGGTCGTGAGATGGCTCACCAACACCTTGGTATGCAGTTAATGTTGCGTCTCGAAAAAGATCTCGAGGCATATGGCACCGTTGAACAGCGTCCTAAGATGGAAGGTCGTCAAATGATTATGGTGCTTGCACCGGTCAAAAAGAAGTAG
- the rpmI gene encoding 50S ribosomal protein L35, whose protein sequence is MPKIKTKSGAAKRFKKTANGFKHRQAHRAHILTKKSTKRKRHLRANLMVHASDVATVKRMLPNL, encoded by the coding sequence ATGCCTAAGATTAAGACAAAAAGTGGTGCTGCGAAGCGCTTCAAAAAGACGGCTAACGGCTTTAAACACCGTCAAGCACACCGTGCCCACATCTTGACCAAGAAAAGCACTAAGCGTAAGCGTCATTTACGAGCTAACCTGATGGTTCACGCCTCAGATGTAGCAACTGTAAAGCGCATGTTGCCGAACCTTTAA
- the rplT gene encoding 50S ribosomal protein L20 gives MARVKRGVQARKRHKKILKLAKGYYGARSRVFRVAKQAVIKAGQYAYRDRRQRKRQFRQLWIARINAGARVNGLSYSRFINGLKVASIEVDRKILADLAVNEKGAFAALVEKAKASL, from the coding sequence ATGGCTCGTGTAAAACGTGGTGTACAGGCGCGTAAGCGTCATAAGAAGATTTTAAAACTTGCTAAAGGTTACTACGGTGCTCGTAGCCGAGTTTTCCGTGTTGCTAAGCAAGCGGTAATTAAAGCGGGTCAATATGCATACCGTGACCGTCGTCAAAGAAAGCGTCAATTCCGTCAGTTGTGGATTGCACGTATTAACGCTGGCGCACGTGTTAATGGTTTGTCTTACAGCCGTTTCATCAATGGTCTTAAAGTTGCTTCTATCGAAGTTGACCGTAAGATCTTGGCTGATCTAGCTGTAAACGAAAAAGGCGCTTTTGCGGCTCTAGTAGAAAAAGCTAAAGCTAGCCTTTAA
- the pheS gene encoding Phenylalanine-tRNA ligase: MENLDSLVSEALAKVTSASEENALYQVQVEYLGKKGTITSLLKTLGKLSNEERPQAGALINEGKVTVQTAINVRKTDLQTLALAEKLAAEQIDVTLSGRNQQSGGLHPVTRTLERIEAFFTNVGYNVAEGPEVEDDFHNFEALNIPSHHPARAMHDTFYFNANTLLRTHTSPVQVRTMETQEPPIRVICPGRVYRCDSDITHTPMFHQVEGLLVDKDVSFADLKGTVQQFLKVFFEKDLAVRFRPSYFPFTEPSAEVDMECVMCSGKGCRICSHTGWLEVMGCGMVHPKVFKESGVDAEKYSGFAFGMGVERLAMLRYGVNDLRLFFENDLRFLQQFR; this comes from the coding sequence ATGGAAAACCTCGACTCGCTGGTCAGTGAAGCGCTTGCTAAAGTTACCAGTGCTAGTGAAGAAAATGCGTTATACCAGGTTCAAGTAGAATACCTTGGTAAGAAAGGCACGATTACATCTTTATTGAAGACATTGGGTAAGTTATCCAATGAAGAGCGTCCGCAAGCGGGTGCTTTAATTAATGAAGGTAAAGTCACCGTACAGACGGCGATCAATGTGCGTAAGACCGATTTACAGACCCTTGCGTTGGCTGAAAAATTGGCAGCAGAACAAATTGATGTAACTTTGTCGGGCCGTAACCAGCAGAGCGGTGGTTTGCACCCGGTTACTCGCACCCTTGAGCGTATCGAAGCTTTCTTTACTAATGTCGGTTATAACGTTGCCGAGGGACCTGAAGTAGAGGATGATTTCCACAACTTCGAAGCTTTGAATATTCCATCGCACCACCCAGCGCGTGCGATGCATGATACTTTCTACTTCAATGCCAATACCTTGCTACGTACGCACACATCACCTGTGCAAGTTCGTACCATGGAAACCCAAGAGCCGCCGATTCGCGTAATCTGTCCAGGTCGTGTTTATCGTTGTGATTCTGATATTACCCATACGCCTATGTTCCATCAGGTCGAAGGTTTATTGGTTGATAAGGATGTAAGCTTTGCCGATCTTAAAGGTACAGTTCAGCAGTTCTTGAAAGTGTTTTTCGAAAAAGATTTAGCCGTTCGCTTCCGTCCATCTTACTTCCCATTCACTGAGCCGTCGGCTGAAGTGGATATGGAATGTGTTATGTGTTCCGGTAAAGGCTGTCGTATTTGTAGCCACACAGGTTGGTTAGAAGTGATGGGCTGCGGCATGGTGCATCCAAAAGTATTTAAAGAGTCTGGCGTAGATGCTGAAAAGTATTCTGGCTTCGCTTTTGGTATGGGTGTTGAGCGTTTAGCGATGTTGCGTTATGGCGTAAATGATTTGCGCTTGTTCTTTGAAAATGACCTTCGTTTTTTACAGCAGTTTAGATAA